A single region of the Aeromonas hydrophila subsp. hydrophila ATCC 7966 genome encodes:
- the gyrA gene encoding DNA topoisomerase (ATP-hydrolyzing) subunit A codes for MSDLAREITPVNIEEELKSSYLDYAMSVIVGRALPDVRDGLKPVHRRVLYAMNELGNDWNKPYKKSARVVGDVIGKYHPHGDSAVYDTIVRMAQDFSMRYMLVDGQGNFGSVDGDSAAAMRYTEVRMARISHELLADLDKETVDWVPNYDGTEMIPAVMPTKVPNLLVNGSSGIAVGMATNIPPHNLTEIVNGCLALIENGDLTIDELMTYITGPDFPTGGIINGRSGIVQAYRTGRGSVYVRAKAEVEVDEKTSRETIIVHEIPYQVNKARLIEKIAELVKEKKIEGISALRDESDKDGMRIVIEIKRGESGEIVLNNLYKHTQMQTTFGINMVALDNNQPKVMNLKEILDAFLLHRREVVTRRTVFELRKARDRAHILEGLAVALANIDPVIELIRHSATPADAKAGLVARGWELGNVASMLEKAGDDAARPEWLEPEFGIREGHYYLTEQQAQAILDLRLHKLTGLEHEKILEEYQSLLDLIAELLFILASPVRLMEVIRDELLAVREQYGDERRTEISMSSAEINIEDLITPEDVVVTLSHQGYVKYQPLSDYEAQRRGGRGKSATRIKEEDFVERLLVANTHDTILCFSTRGKVYWLKVYQLPEASRGARGRPIINLLPLDEGERITAILPVKEYDADKYVFFATANGTVKKTSLSDFSRPLSSGIRAINLKEGDELIGVDITDGSNEIMLFSDAGKVVRFAEGSGRADADATDEVDTDDDAGNDDDGSDNGEGTESKGTFKGVRPMGRTAAGVRGIKLGAGDKVVSLIVPRGDGAILTATENGYGKRTALDEYPTKSRGTQGVISIKVDERNGKVIDAIQVEDTDQIMLITNGGTLVRTRVSEVSVIGRNTGGVRLIRTGEDETVVGLQRVAESDEDENEVLAVEGEVSEGTDTAADTGAVDAGEAGDE; via the coding sequence ATGAGCGATCTGGCCAGAGAGATCACGCCGGTCAACATCGAAGAAGAGCTCAAGAGTTCCTATCTTGATTACGCCATGAGCGTGATCGTAGGACGAGCTCTGCCGGATGTGCGTGATGGCTTGAAACCGGTTCACCGCCGCGTTCTGTATGCAATGAACGAGCTGGGGAACGACTGGAACAAGCCCTATAAAAAATCGGCCCGTGTGGTCGGTGACGTAATCGGTAAATATCACCCGCACGGCGACAGTGCCGTGTATGACACCATCGTTCGCATGGCGCAGGATTTCTCCATGCGTTACATGCTGGTCGATGGTCAGGGCAACTTCGGTTCGGTCGACGGCGACAGCGCCGCCGCCATGCGTTACACCGAAGTGCGGATGGCCCGCATCTCCCACGAGCTGCTGGCCGATCTGGACAAAGAGACCGTGGACTGGGTGCCAAACTATGACGGCACCGAGATGATCCCGGCAGTCATGCCCACCAAGGTTCCCAACCTGCTGGTCAACGGCTCCTCCGGTATTGCGGTGGGCATGGCGACCAACATTCCGCCTCACAACCTCACCGAGATAGTCAACGGCTGTCTGGCGTTGATCGAGAACGGCGACCTCACAATCGACGAGCTGATGACCTACATCACCGGCCCGGATTTCCCCACTGGTGGCATCATCAACGGTCGTTCCGGCATCGTGCAGGCGTACCGTACCGGTCGTGGCTCCGTCTATGTGCGTGCCAAGGCCGAAGTGGAGGTGGACGAGAAGACCAGTCGCGAGACCATCATCGTTCACGAGATCCCCTATCAGGTGAACAAGGCGCGGCTGATCGAGAAGATCGCCGAGCTGGTCAAAGAGAAGAAGATCGAGGGCATCAGTGCCCTGCGCGATGAGTCCGACAAGGACGGCATGCGCATCGTTATCGAGATCAAGCGCGGCGAGTCCGGCGAGATTGTGCTGAACAATCTCTACAAACACACCCAGATGCAGACCACATTCGGCATCAACATGGTGGCGCTCGATAACAACCAGCCCAAGGTGATGAACCTCAAAGAGATCCTGGATGCGTTCCTGCTGCACCGCCGTGAAGTGGTGACCCGCCGGACCGTGTTCGAACTGCGCAAGGCGCGGGATCGGGCTCACATCCTGGAAGGCTTGGCGGTGGCGCTGGCCAACATCGACCCGGTCATCGAGCTCATTCGCCACAGCGCGACCCCGGCCGACGCGAAAGCGGGCCTGGTTGCCCGTGGCTGGGAGCTCGGCAACGTGGCTTCCATGCTGGAGAAAGCCGGTGACGACGCGGCCCGCCCCGAGTGGCTGGAACCCGAGTTCGGCATCCGCGAAGGTCACTACTATCTGACCGAGCAGCAGGCCCAGGCCATCCTTGACCTGCGTCTGCACAAGCTGACCGGCCTCGAGCACGAGAAGATCCTGGAAGAGTACCAATCTCTGCTGGATCTCATCGCCGAGCTGCTGTTCATCCTGGCGAGCCCGGTACGGTTGATGGAAGTGATCCGTGACGAACTGCTGGCCGTGCGCGAGCAGTACGGCGACGAGCGTCGTACCGAGATCAGCATGTCCAGTGCCGAGATCAACATCGAAGATCTGATCACCCCGGAAGACGTGGTCGTGACCTTGTCTCACCAGGGTTACGTGAAGTATCAGCCGCTCTCCGACTACGAGGCCCAGCGCCGCGGTGGTCGTGGCAAGTCGGCCACCCGGATCAAGGAAGAGGACTTTGTGGAGCGTCTGCTGGTGGCCAACACCCACGACACCATTCTGTGCTTCTCCACCCGTGGCAAGGTCTACTGGCTCAAGGTGTATCAGCTGCCGGAGGCGTCCCGTGGCGCCCGCGGTCGTCCGATCATCAACCTGCTGCCGCTGGATGAGGGTGAGCGCATCACCGCCATTCTGCCGGTTAAAGAATATGACGCCGACAAGTATGTGTTCTTCGCCACCGCCAACGGTACCGTGAAGAAGACCAGCCTGTCCGACTTCAGCCGTCCGCTCTCCTCCGGCATCCGCGCCATCAACCTCAAAGAGGGTGATGAGCTGATCGGGGTGGACATCACCGATGGCAGCAACGAGATCATGCTGTTCTCCGATGCGGGCAAGGTTGTTCGCTTCGCGGAAGGCAGCGGTCGCGCTGATGCCGATGCCACTGACGAAGTCGACACCGACGACGACGCCGGCAACGATGATGATGGCAGCGACAACGGCGAAGGCACCGAAAGCAAGGGCACCTTCAAGGGCGTACGTCCCATGGGTCGTACCGCTGCCGGTGTGCGCGGCATCAAGCTGGGCGCCGGTGACAAGGTGGTGTCCCTCATCGTGCCGCGTGGCGACGGGGCCATCCTCACCGCCACCGAGAACGGTTACGGCAAGCGTACCGCGCTGGACGAGTACCCGACCAAGAGCCGTGGTACCCAGGGCGTCATCTCCATCAAGGTGGATGAGCGCAACGGCAAGGTGATCGATGCGATCCAGGTCGAAGATACCGACCAGATCATGCTGATCACCAACGGTGGTACCCTGGTTCGTACCCGGGTGTCCGAGGTGAGCGTCATCGGCCGCAACACCGGCGGTGTGCGTCTGATCCGTACCGGTGAAGACGAGACCGTGGTCGGTCTGCAGCGGGTTGCCGAAAGCGACGAAGACGAAAACGAAGTGCTGGCCGTTGAAGGGGAGGTGTCTGAAGGCACCGATACCGCAGCGGACACCGGTGCTGTCGATGCAGGTGAAGCAGGCGACGAATAA
- the ubiG gene encoding bifunctional 2-polyprenyl-6-hydroxyphenol methylase/3-demethylubiquinol 3-O-methyltransferase UbiG, which yields MHSDANVDLTEIAKFEAIASRWWDMEGEFKPLHQINPVRLDWITDKSGGLFGKRILDIGCGGGILAESMARRGAKVTGIDMGKEPLGVARLHALEAGVELEYRQITAEAHADEAPGQYDVVTCMEMLEHVPDPASVLRAIATLVRPGGKVFVSTINRNPKAYLMMILGAEYLMKMVPKGTHDHKKFITPAELCRMGEAAGLQVRDMSGVHYAPLSNSFKLGRNVDVNYMVAFERPEQG from the coding sequence ATGCACAGTGATGCCAATGTCGATCTGACAGAAATTGCCAAATTCGAAGCCATCGCCTCCCGCTGGTGGGACATGGAGGGAGAGTTCAAGCCGCTGCACCAGATAAACCCGGTGCGCCTTGACTGGATCACCGACAAGAGCGGCGGCCTGTTCGGCAAGCGCATCCTCGACATCGGCTGCGGCGGCGGCATTCTCGCCGAGAGCATGGCCCGCCGGGGCGCCAAGGTCACCGGCATCGACATGGGCAAGGAGCCCCTCGGGGTCGCCCGCCTCCATGCCCTCGAGGCGGGCGTGGAGCTCGAGTATCGCCAGATCACCGCCGAGGCCCACGCCGATGAGGCCCCCGGCCAGTACGACGTGGTCACCTGCATGGAGATGCTGGAGCACGTGCCGGATCCCGCCTCCGTGCTGCGCGCCATCGCTACCCTGGTGCGCCCGGGCGGCAAGGTGTTCGTCTCCACCATCAACCGCAACCCGAAAGCCTATCTGATGATGATCCTCGGCGCCGAGTACCTGATGAAGATGGTGCCCAAGGGTACCCACGACCACAAAAAGTTCATCACCCCCGCCGAACTGTGTCGCATGGGTGAAGCGGCTGGCCTGCAGGTACGGGACATGAGCGGGGTGCACTACGCGCCGCTCTCCAACAGCTTCAAGCTCGGTCGCAACGTCGACGTCAACTACATGGTGGCGTTCGAGCGCCCGGAGCAAGGCTGA
- a CDS encoding HAD family hydrolase: MTTHSAAPLGCVLFDLDGTLLDTAPDLGAAVNHVLISEGFAPLSDDIIRQTTSHGALGLLRAGLGDELLEELGATRLRTALLDYYAANLCVGTRPYEGMVDLIEWLDEKQLPWGIVTNKPGFLTEPLLAALPALASCGVTVSADTLPVRKPDPAPMYFACDQLGVEASHCLYVGDHVRDIEAGRNAGMRTAVAGWGYLNDDEDPAQWGADLHFDTVQALHHWLRYELG; encoded by the coding sequence ATGACGACTCACTCTGCTGCGCCCCTTGGCTGTGTGCTGTTCGATCTGGACGGCACCCTGCTCGACACCGCGCCCGATCTGGGGGCCGCCGTCAATCACGTGCTGATAAGCGAAGGCTTTGCCCCCCTCTCTGACGACATCATCCGTCAGACCACCTCCCACGGGGCGCTCGGGCTGCTCAGGGCCGGCCTTGGCGACGAACTGCTGGAAGAGCTGGGCGCCACCCGCCTTCGCACCGCCCTGCTCGACTACTACGCCGCCAACCTCTGCGTTGGCACCCGTCCCTATGAAGGGATGGTGGATCTCATCGAGTGGCTCGACGAGAAGCAGCTGCCCTGGGGCATCGTCACCAACAAGCCGGGTTTTCTCACCGAGCCGCTGCTGGCAGCCCTGCCCGCGCTCGCCAGTTGCGGCGTCACCGTCAGCGCCGACACCCTGCCGGTGCGCAAGCCCGACCCAGCCCCCATGTACTTTGCCTGCGACCAGCTTGGCGTCGAGGCGAGCCACTGCCTATATGTGGGAGATCACGTGCGCGACATCGAGGCCGGCCGCAACGCCGGCATGCGCACTGCGGTCGCCGGCTGGGGTTATCTCAATGACGACGAGGATCCGGCCCAGTGGGGCGCCGATCTGCACTTTGACACCGTGCAGGCCCTGCACCACTGGCTGCGCTACGAGCTGGGCTGA
- the nrdA gene encoding class 1a ribonucleoside-diphosphate reductase subunit alpha, protein MNLFVTKRNGHKEPIDLDKIHRVLDWAAEGLDNVSVSQVELKSHIQFYDGIRTADIHETVIKAAADLISEQSPDYQYMAARLAIFHLRKKAYGQFEPPHLYQHVAKLVDMGKYDKHLLEDYSQAEFEELNQHLDHWRDMDFSYAAVKQLEGKYLVQNRVTGEIYESPQFLYILVAACLFSKYPKDTRLDYIKRFYDAVSTFKISLPTPIMSGVRTPTRQFSSCVLIECDDSLDSINATASAIVRYVSQRAGIGINAGRIRGLGSPIRGGEAFHTGCIPFYKYFQTAVKCCSQGGVRGGAATLFYPLWHTEVESLLVLKNNRGVEENRVRHMDYGVQINKLMYQRLIKGGDITLFSPSDAPGLYDAFFADQDKFEALYVKYEQDPSIRKKTLKAVDLFSLMMQERAGTGRIYIQNVDHCNTHSPFDPSVAPVRQSNLCLEIALPTKPLNNVDDEEGEIALCTLSAFNLGAIEKLEDLEEMADLAVRALDALLDYQDYPLKAAMKGSMNRRTLGIGVINYAYYLAKNGARYSDGSGLALTHRTFEAIQYYLLKASVQLAREFGPCPAFNETTYAQGILPIDTYKKDLDNLCNEPLHLDWEALREEIRTVGLRNSTLTALMPSETSSQISNATNGIEPPRGLVSVKASKDGILKQVVPEYDRLKDQYELLWKQPSVDGYLQLVGIMQKFVDQAISANTNYDPARFEGNKVPMKQLLKDLLTAYKYGLKTLYYHNTRDGADDAQTDLQDDGCAGGACKI, encoded by the coding sequence ATGAACTTGTTTGTGACGAAGCGTAACGGCCACAAAGAACCCATCGATCTGGATAAAATTCACCGCGTGCTCGACTGGGCTGCCGAGGGTCTCGACAACGTGTCGGTCTCCCAGGTGGAACTCAAGTCCCACATCCAGTTCTATGACGGCATCCGTACCGCCGATATCCACGAAACCGTCATCAAGGCCGCTGCTGACCTGATCTCCGAGCAAAGCCCGGACTACCAGTACATGGCCGCCCGCCTGGCCATCTTCCACCTGCGCAAGAAGGCTTACGGCCAGTTCGAGCCGCCCCACCTCTATCAGCACGTCGCCAAGCTGGTGGACATGGGCAAGTACGACAAGCATCTGCTGGAAGACTACAGCCAAGCCGAATTCGAGGAGCTGAACCAGCACCTGGATCACTGGCGCGACATGGACTTCTCCTACGCGGCGGTCAAGCAGCTGGAAGGCAAGTACCTGGTCCAGAACCGCGTCACCGGCGAAATTTACGAGAGCCCGCAGTTCCTCTACATCCTGGTAGCGGCCTGCCTCTTCTCCAAGTATCCGAAAGATACCCGTCTGGACTACATCAAGCGCTTCTATGATGCGGTCTCGACCTTCAAGATCTCGCTGCCGACCCCGATCATGAGCGGCGTGCGCACCCCGACCCGTCAGTTCAGCTCCTGCGTGCTGATCGAGTGCGACGACAGCCTGGATTCCATCAATGCTACCGCCAGTGCCATCGTGCGTTATGTCTCCCAGCGCGCCGGCATCGGCATCAACGCCGGCCGCATCCGTGGTCTGGGCAGCCCGATCCGTGGCGGCGAAGCCTTCCACACCGGTTGCATCCCCTTCTACAAATACTTCCAGACTGCCGTGAAGTGCTGCTCCCAGGGCGGCGTGCGCGGCGGTGCGGCCACCCTGTTCTACCCGCTGTGGCACACCGAAGTGGAGAGCCTGCTGGTACTGAAGAACAACCGCGGCGTGGAAGAGAACCGGGTCCGTCACATGGACTACGGCGTGCAGATCAACAAGCTGATGTATCAGCGCCTCATCAAGGGCGGCGACATCACATTGTTCTCCCCGTCCGATGCACCTGGCCTGTACGATGCTTTCTTCGCGGATCAGGACAAGTTTGAAGCGCTCTACGTCAAGTACGAGCAGGATCCGAGCATTCGCAAGAAGACCCTCAAGGCGGTCGATCTCTTCTCCCTGATGATGCAGGAGCGCGCCGGTACCGGTCGCATCTACATCCAGAACGTGGACCACTGCAACACCCACAGCCCGTTCGATCCGAGCGTGGCGCCGGTACGCCAGTCCAACCTCTGCCTCGAGATTGCGCTGCCCACCAAGCCGCTCAACAACGTGGATGACGAAGAGGGCGAGATCGCACTTTGCACCCTGTCTGCCTTCAACCTGGGTGCCATCGAGAAGCTGGAAGATCTGGAAGAGATGGCCGATCTCGCCGTGCGCGCTCTGGATGCCCTGCTCGACTATCAGGACTACCCGCTCAAGGCCGCGATGAAGGGCAGCATGAACCGCCGTACCCTGGGGATCGGCGTCATCAACTACGCCTACTACCTGGCGAAGAACGGTGCCCGCTACTCCGACGGTTCCGGTCTGGCGCTGACCCACCGCACCTTCGAGGCGATCCAGTACTACCTGTTGAAGGCCTCCGTGCAGCTGGCCCGCGAGTTCGGTCCCTGCCCGGCCTTCAACGAGACCACCTATGCCCAGGGGATCCTGCCCATCGATACCTATAAAAAGGATCTGGACAACCTGTGCAACGAGCCGCTGCACCTGGACTGGGAAGCCTTGCGCGAAGAGATCCGCACCGTGGGTCTGCGCAACTCCACCCTGACCGCCCTGATGCCGAGCGAGACCTCCAGCCAGATCTCCAACGCCACCAACGGCATCGAGCCGCCGCGCGGCCTGGTGTCGGTCAAGGCCTCCAAGGACGGCATCCTCAAGCAGGTGGTGCCCGAATATGACCGCCTGAAAGATCAATACGAACTGCTCTGGAAGCAACCGAGCGTCGATGGTTACCTGCAGCTGGTCGGTATCATGCAGAAGTTTGTGGATCAGGCGATCTCCGCCAACACCAACTATGATCCCGCCCGTTTCGAAGGCAACAAGGTACCGATGAAGCAGCTGCTGAAGGACTTGCTGACCGCCTACAAATACGGCCTCAAGACCCTCTACTATCACAACACCCGTGATGGTGCGGACGATGCCCAGACCGATCTGCAAGATGACGGTTGTGCCGGCGGCGCCTGCAAGATCTGA
- the nrdB gene encoding class Ia ribonucleoside-diphosphate reductase subunit beta — protein MAYSTFCQTQNDQLKEPMFFGQSVNVARYDQQKHEVFERLIEKQLSFFWRPEEVDVSHDRIDFQALPPHEQHIFISNLKYQTLLDSIQGRSPNVALLPLVSIPELETWIETWAFSETIHSRSYTHIIRNIVNTPAQVFDDIVTNEQILKRAGSISHFYDDLIEATALYNLHGEGTHRVAGRDVTITLRELKKKLYLCLMSVNALEAIRFYVSFACSFAFAERELMEGNAKIIKMIARDEALHLTGTQHMLNLMRSGQDDPEMAEIAAECEQACFELFKEAAIQEKEWAEYLFQDGSMIGLNKDILCQYVEYITNLRMNAVGLQPAFAGAKQNPIPWINTWLSSDNVQVAPQEVEVSSYLVGQIDSEVNAEDLGDFEL, from the coding sequence ATGGCCTATTCAACGTTCTGCCAGACCCAAAACGACCAGCTCAAGGAGCCGATGTTTTTCGGCCAATCGGTCAACGTGGCCCGTTATGACCAGCAAAAACACGAAGTGTTCGAACGGCTGATCGAAAAGCAGCTCTCCTTCTTCTGGCGCCCGGAAGAGGTGGACGTCTCCCACGACCGCATCGACTTCCAGGCCCTGCCGCCCCACGAGCAACACATCTTCATCTCCAACCTGAAGTACCAGACCCTACTGGATTCCATCCAGGGTCGCAGCCCCAACGTGGCGCTGCTGCCGCTGGTCTCCATCCCGGAGCTGGAAACCTGGATCGAGACCTGGGCCTTCTCGGAGACCATTCACTCTCGCTCCTACACCCACATCATCCGCAACATCGTCAACACCCCCGCTCAGGTGTTCGACGACATCGTCACCAACGAGCAGATCCTGAAGCGCGCCGGCTCCATCAGCCACTTCTACGACGATCTGATCGAGGCGACCGCGCTCTACAACCTGCACGGTGAAGGCACCCACCGGGTGGCCGGTCGTGACGTGACCATCACCTTGCGCGAGCTGAAAAAGAAACTCTATCTGTGCCTGATGAGCGTCAACGCGCTGGAAGCGATCCGCTTCTACGTCAGCTTCGCCTGCTCCTTCGCCTTCGCCGAGCGCGAGCTGATGGAGGGCAATGCCAAGATCATCAAGATGATCGCCCGCGACGAAGCGCTGCACCTGACCGGGACCCAGCACATGCTGAACCTGATGCGCAGCGGCCAGGACGACCCCGAGATGGCCGAGATTGCCGCCGAGTGCGAGCAGGCCTGCTTCGAGCTGTTCAAGGAAGCCGCCATCCAGGAGAAGGAGTGGGCCGAGTACCTGTTCCAGGACGGCTCCATGATCGGCCTGAACAAGGACATCCTCTGCCAGTACGTGGAGTACATCACCAACCTGCGCATGAATGCGGTGGGTCTGCAGCCAGCCTTTGCCGGGGCCAAGCAGAACCCTATCCCCTGGATCAACACCTGGCTGTCGTCCGACAACGTACAGGTCGCCCCGCAGGAAGTGGAAGTGAGCTCCTACCTGGTGGGTCAGATCGACAGCGAAGTGAATGCCGAAGACCTGGGTGATTTCGAGCTGTGA
- the yfaE gene encoding class I ribonucleotide reductase maintenance protein YfaE has protein sequence MSDATGTLTPAPHAAPAQSDAGSPRVHTQDGVLHAHPGESVLETLERHGHHVEFQCRSGYCGACRTPLLAGKVHYAAVPLAFVSEGECLPCCCKPVGAIRLDIKKR, from the coding sequence GTGAGTGACGCCACCGGCACGCTGACCCCTGCCCCGCACGCGGCTCCCGCCCAGAGCGACGCAGGCTCGCCACGGGTGCATACCCAGGATGGCGTGCTGCACGCCCATCCCGGCGAGAGCGTGCTGGAGACCCTGGAGCGCCACGGTCATCACGTGGAGTTCCAGTGCCGCAGCGGCTATTGCGGCGCTTGCCGCACCCCGCTGCTGGCAGGCAAGGTGCACTATGCCGCCGTGCCGCTCGCCTTTGTCTCAGAGGGAGAATGCCTGCCCTGCTGCTGCAAACCGGTGGGTGCCATCCGGCTGGACATCAAGAAGCGCTGA
- the mltA gene encoding murein transglycosylase A — MNKHAYWLTAAVLGLAGCAGNSEQAQVPKNKPDARCFLNCEVPENLGKQYLDGPLPDDLVRVERVNSRQRADYSKFGPQSRLVLERSGKMTRRYGELYHQLSRWVANGGDPAQITRYGISLAQLGGSDRMGNVLFTGYYSPVLEVRHRPDAKYKYPIYAMPKCGGRCPSRAQIHQGALANRGLELGYSKSLIDNFLMDVQGSGFVHYGDDDRLQYLGYSGKNGHGYVSIGRVLIDRGEVPKEQMSMKAIKEWANRQPEESVKELVEQNPSYVFFERRPTNDVIGAAGIPLLPMAAVAADKTLLPMGTPILAEVPLLDKEGNWTGKHQLRLLIALDVGGAVKKGHLDLYHGMGEKAGVAAGHYKHFGRVWKLGLHHGPTAAPWL; from the coding sequence ATGAATAAACACGCTTACTGGCTGACCGCCGCAGTGCTGGGGTTGGCCGGTTGTGCGGGCAACTCTGAACAAGCCCAGGTGCCCAAAAACAAACCCGATGCCAGATGTTTTCTCAACTGCGAGGTGCCGGAAAATCTGGGCAAGCAGTATCTGGACGGTCCCCTGCCTGATGATCTGGTGCGAGTGGAGCGGGTCAACAGCCGACAGCGCGCCGACTACAGCAAGTTCGGCCCCCAGAGCCGGCTGGTGCTGGAGCGCTCCGGCAAGATGACCCGTCGCTACGGCGAGCTTTACCATCAACTCTCCCGCTGGGTGGCCAATGGCGGCGATCCCGCTCAGATCACCCGTTACGGCATCAGCCTGGCCCAGCTGGGCGGCTCGGATCGGATGGGCAACGTGCTGTTCACCGGCTACTACTCGCCGGTGCTGGAGGTGCGTCACCGCCCGGATGCCAAGTACAAGTACCCCATCTATGCCATGCCTAAATGCGGCGGGCGCTGCCCGAGCCGGGCCCAGATCCACCAGGGGGCCCTGGCCAACCGCGGGCTGGAGCTGGGCTACAGCAAATCCCTCATCGACAACTTCCTGATGGACGTGCAGGGCTCGGGCTTCGTTCACTATGGTGACGACGATCGGCTGCAATATCTGGGTTACAGCGGCAAGAACGGTCACGGTTACGTCAGCATTGGCCGGGTACTGATCGATCGTGGCGAAGTGCCCAAGGAGCAGATGTCCATGAAGGCCATCAAGGAGTGGGCCAACCGTCAGCCGGAGGAGAGCGTCAAGGAGCTGGTGGAGCAGAACCCCTCCTATGTCTTCTTCGAGCGTCGCCCCACCAACGACGTGATCGGGGCCGCCGGCATTCCGCTGCTGCCGATGGCGGCGGTGGCCGCCGACAAGACCCTGCTGCCGATGGGCACACCGATCCTGGCGGAAGTGCCGCTGCTGGACAAAGAGGGCAACTGGACCGGCAAGCATCAGCTGCGGCTGTTGATCGCGCTGGATGTGGGTGGTGCGGTGAAGAAGGGCCACCTCGATCTTTACCACGGCATGGGCGAGAAGGCCGGTGTCGCGGCCGGTCACTACAAGCACTTCGGCCGGGTCTGGAAGCTGGGTCTGCACCATGGGCCGACCGCCGCGCCCTGGCTGTAA
- a CDS encoding DUF1289 domain-containing protein, producing MEQLEIFPLQSPCIGVCEVNNKGYCKGCLRSREERFNWLTMSHAQQQEVMRLCRGRKARVEAARRKSLEGAQPEQPEQPGWDF from the coding sequence ATGGAACAGCTCGAAATCTTCCCGCTGCAGAGCCCCTGCATCGGGGTCTGCGAAGTGAACAACAAGGGCTACTGCAAGGGGTGCCTGCGCAGCCGCGAGGAACGCTTCAACTGGCTCACCATGAGCCATGCCCAGCAGCAAGAGGTGATGCGCCTGTGCCGGGGTCGCAAGGCGCGGGTGGAAGCTGCCCGCCGCAAGTCGCTGGAGGGAGCCCAACCCGAGCAGCCAGAGCAACCTGGCTGGGATTTTTAA
- a CDS encoding AGE family epimerase/isomerase, giving the protein MHDEIREAAQRCRRWLLEEALPHWGASGFDWARGLFAEGLDGAGAPLWQPIRFRVQSRQIYVFSHAALLGWYEGGELAERCARFGMRHFDDGTGNQLFSLNADDSPADSAVCCYEYAFALLAECWLYRLSGEPRWQQQAESRYQAIELLFADPLYGGFHSRFPPSALRSQNPHMHLFEALLVAAESFDEPRWQGRTHRLYQLFRQRFLEPALLREFFDERLLPTHPDSHLIDPGHHYEWCWLLARYRTLAQGWKCGPSEREIGEGIAILTRFAAAHGHGPTGLVLDELTDDGRPYRATSRLWCQTEQLKALLAAYERRGEAEIAHRIGAVVGRIFDYYLMPALPGQWLDQVDVMGAPLAGHAPASTFYHLFVAFSELVRVAQREG; this is encoded by the coding sequence ATGCATGACGAGATAAGAGAGGCGGCGCAGCGTTGTCGACGCTGGCTGCTGGAGGAGGCGCTGCCTCACTGGGGGGCAAGCGGCTTTGATTGGGCGCGGGGGCTGTTTGCCGAAGGGCTGGATGGCGCAGGCGCGCCGCTCTGGCAGCCCATTCGTTTTCGGGTGCAGAGTCGCCAGATCTATGTGTTCAGCCACGCCGCCCTGCTCGGCTGGTATGAGGGGGGCGAGCTGGCAGAGCGCTGCGCCAGGTTCGGCATGAGGCACTTTGATGATGGCACCGGCAACCAGCTGTTTTCCCTCAATGCGGATGATTCGCCTGCCGACAGTGCGGTGTGTTGCTACGAATACGCCTTTGCCCTGCTGGCCGAGTGCTGGCTCTACCGTTTGAGCGGCGAGCCGCGCTGGCAGCAGCAGGCCGAGTCGCGCTATCAGGCCATCGAACTGCTCTTTGCCGATCCCCTGTACGGCGGGTTTCACTCTCGCTTTCCGCCAAGCGCGCTGCGCAGTCAAAACCCCCATATGCATCTGTTCGAAGCGCTGCTGGTGGCAGCGGAGAGCTTTGATGAGCCGCGCTGGCAGGGACGCACCCATCGACTTTACCAGCTGTTTCGCCAGCGTTTTCTGGAGCCCGCCTTGCTGCGGGAGTTCTTCGATGAGCGGCTTCTCCCGACCCATCCCGATTCGCACCTGATCGACCCGGGTCATCACTACGAGTGGTGCTGGCTGCTGGCCCGCTATCGGACATTGGCGCAAGGGTGGAAGTGTGGGCCGAGTGAGCGCGAGATAGGTGAGGGGATCGCGATTCTGACCCGCTTTGCCGCCGCTCACGGCCACGGACCGACCGGGCTGGTGCTGGATGAACTCACCGATGACGGGCGGCCTTATCGGGCGACCAGCCGGCTCTGGTGTCAGACCGAGCAGCTCAAGGCGCTGCTGGCAGCCTACGAGCGGCGAGGGGAGGCTGAGATTGCGCACCGGATTGGTGCCGTGGTGGGGCGGATCTTTGACTATTACCTGATGCCGGCGCTGCCGGGTCAGTGGCTAGATCAGGTGGATGTGATGGGGGCGCCGTTGGCCGGCCATGCACCGGCCAGCACCTTCTATCACCTGTTCGTGGCGTTCAGCGAGCTGGTGCGGGTGGCGCAAAGGGAGGGGTAA